The following coding sequences lie in one Bordetella genomosp. 9 genomic window:
- a CDS encoding universal stress protein translates to MHTFSGPILLATDLSARGDRALDRAVLLARQLKTSIIALHVVESQARAMLTPPRPVAEREAQAQRTLLRDLEGLDVQIRVLVKNGDPVRALRQAADENGCCLIVAGVARDETLGRILLGTTVEKLVREAHQPVLVVKRRAPRPYRNALVASDFSEGSRHALRAVLALLPVSGLTLFHAFDLPGNRKDDITAKGFQRTAEEAAAEFLEATPELHGRDKPRVQVAAGIPERVLTDYADQTNAELLVTGSHGSTGLTRTAIGSVADALIEKAPCDVLVVRQQVR, encoded by the coding sequence ATGCACACCTTTTCGGGACCCATTCTGCTTGCCACGGACTTGAGCGCGCGCGGAGACCGCGCGCTGGATCGGGCGGTACTGCTGGCGCGTCAATTGAAAACCTCCATCATCGCCCTTCACGTGGTCGAGTCCCAGGCCAGGGCGATGTTGACGCCCCCGCGTCCCGTTGCCGAGCGCGAAGCCCAGGCGCAGCGCACCCTGCTGCGAGACCTGGAAGGACTGGACGTACAAATCAGGGTGCTGGTGAAAAACGGCGATCCCGTCAGGGCCCTGCGCCAGGCCGCCGACGAAAACGGCTGCTGCCTGATCGTAGCCGGCGTGGCGCGCGATGAAACGCTGGGCCGTATCCTGCTGGGCACCACGGTGGAAAAACTTGTGCGCGAGGCCCACCAGCCGGTTCTCGTCGTCAAGCGCCGCGCACCCCGGCCTTATCGCAACGCGCTGGTCGCCAGCGATTTTTCGGAAGGCTCGCGCCATGCCCTGCGCGCGGTGCTTGCCTTGCTCCCGGTATCCGGCCTGACGCTGTTTCATGCCTTCGATCTGCCGGGGAACCGCAAGGACGACATCACGGCCAAAGGATTCCAGCGCACCGCCGAAGAGGCGGCGGCCGAGTTCCTGGAAGCCACCCCCGAACTGCATGGACGCGACAAGCCCCGCGTCCAGGTAGCCGCCGGCATTCCCGAGCGCGTATTGACGGATTACGCGGATCAAACCAATGCCGAACTGCTGGTGACAGGGTCGCACGGGTCGACCGGCCTGACCCGCACGGCAATCGGCAGCGTTGCCGATGCCCTTATCGAAAAGGCGCCCTGCGACGTCCTCGTCGTGCGTCAGCAGGTCCGGTAA